A single genomic interval of Ruminococcus sp. NK3A76 harbors:
- a CDS encoding sigma-70 region 4 domain-containing protein — protein MPADQRSAVILYYFEDMSVAEVAGSLGTNENNAKQKLYKARKTIRKRIEKLFGSGMLAAFPINSLLSDTADASYAKAAASGAARLAGKSIAVKLVTAGAVAVAAFGVPLALGRLDNNMGNYRPEKDIVTDSRSEQTAQFGEYVTENEHFRITIETKDYTDGQLRFIAAIEGLDDVGKEYIKAST, from the coding sequence CTGCCTGCTGATCAGCGCTCGGCGGTGATACTGTATTACTTTGAAGATATGTCTGTTGCCGAGGTGGCAGGCTCTCTCGGAACGAATGAAAACAACGCAAAGCAAAAGCTATATAAGGCAAGAAAAACTATCCGCAAAAGGATAGAAAAGCTTTTTGGCAGTGGTATGCTTGCGGCATTCCCAATAAATTCTCTGCTTTCAGACACGGCAGATGCAAGCTATGCCAAAGCTGCTGCATCCGGTGCCGCAAGGTTAGCAGGAAAGAGTATCGCTGTAAAGCTTGTTACTGCCGGTGCTGTCGCTGTTGCGGCATTTGGTGTGCCCTTAGCGCTTGGAAGGCTTGATAATAATATGGGTAACTACCGCCCCGAAAAAGATATAGTTACTGACAGCAGATCAGAGCAGACAGCTCAGTTTGGAGAATATGTAACAGAGAATGAACATTTTCGGATCACAATTGAAACTAAAGACTACACAGACGGTCAGCTTAGATTTATTGCGGCTATTGAGGGGCTTGATGATGTCGGTAAAGAGTATATAAAAGCCTCTACC
- a CDS encoding sigma factor, whose amino-acid sequence MNKTEISALAKKAQKGDKVAFETLYREFHEKVFFFAKRNVKNADAAQDIASETFAAAFENISKLRSGESFIGWLYSIAYSKCVKSIKDSSGSEHFEDDEQMERTLADAA is encoded by the coding sequence ATGAACAAAACAGAGATAAGCGCTCTTGCAAAAAAAGCGCAGAAGGGTGATAAGGTAGCTTTTGAAACGCTGTATAGAGAGTTTCATGAAAAGGTGTTTTTCTTTGCAAAGCGGAATGTTAAAAATGCTGATGCGGCGCAGGATATCGCTTCCGAGACCTTTGCCGCAGCCTTTGAAAATATATCAAAGCTGCGCTCGGGTGAGTCATTCATCGGGTGGCTTTATTCGATTGCTTACAGCAAATGCGTCAAAAGTATTAAGGACAGCTCGGGGTCTGAGCATTTTGAGGACGACGAGCAAATGGAGCGCACCCTTGCTGATGCTGCTTGA
- a CDS encoding helix-turn-helix domain-containing protein: MNLTEKQQIISQIAQLLEQLIEAETTEPSPQQDQSKTHPLEMLTVKECAALVNGLSEHTVRQLVAQDKIAYVRAGSGVRGKILVSKASLLKYLGVAN; the protein is encoded by the coding sequence TTGAATTTAACAGAAAAGCAGCAGATCATTTCACAGATAGCCCAGCTATTGGAGCAGCTTATCGAAGCGGAAACGACCGAGCCTTCACCGCAGCAAGATCAGAGCAAAACTCATCCGCTTGAAATGCTCACAGTCAAGGAGTGTGCTGCACTTGTGAACGGCTTATCTGAGCATACAGTCCGTCAGCTTGTCGCACAGGATAAGATTGCCTATGTAAGAGCAGGCAGTGGTGTGAGGGGCAAGATACTTGTGAGCAAAGCGTCGCTGCTAAAGTATCTTGGAGTAGCAAATTGA
- a CDS encoding plasmid mobilization relaxosome protein MobC yields MKIARKNKTLRRKEIVYSAEEWAQIEKQAAECHLKTSTFIRAMSLNGKIKVVDLKELAPLLNGMRIISKNINQVAKKANETCSIYAEDIDKLKGDVAELCRTVNLWLSTVTSSKR; encoded by the coding sequence ATGAAAATAGCAAGAAAAAACAAAACGCTCCGCCGCAAGGAGATAGTGTATTCAGCCGAGGAATGGGCACAGATCGAAAAGCAGGCTGCTGAGTGTCACTTGAAAACCTCTACTTTTATTAGGGCGATGTCGCTGAATGGGAAGATAAAAGTTGTTGACCTAAAAGAACTTGCACCCCTGCTCAATGGTATGAGAATCATCTCGAAAAATATCAATCAGGTGGCGAAGAAAGCAAACGAAACGTGCAGCATTTATGCCGAGGATATTGATAAGCTGAAAGGAGATGTTGCTGAACTTTGCCGTACTGTAAATCTGTGGCTGTCCACCGTAACGTCAAGCAAGCGCTGA
- a CDS encoding relaxase/mobilization nuclease domain-containing protein produces MPYCKSVAVHRNVKQALTYILNPDKTDERVLTISLNCMTEPDFAYTQMKTVYEQYARRSYDATPSKSGKSPVKAIHYIMSFANSEGVTPELAHKIGMAFVRKMFGDDVQAVIATHVNTDHIHNHILINSYSLTGKRFYDNKASVRRMREVTNGVCRAFGVEPALNFENEGRSISYSEWQHKKKGTSWKEHIRNAIDSLIPSVSSFDDLLAELERLGFTVKRDKNFLIKAPGQQRSVSLWKLGEDYTEESLNARIGMIQVFAKPIKKQVDVYKLSEMLSVISKDHISSIGDLEGRIMQLRKEYEKTKGEECRDKLRVYQDIKDTYKEISRGDYISKLVEKEKLRREQEQKKQPPKKKHHR; encoded by the coding sequence TTGCCGTACTGTAAATCTGTGGCTGTCCACCGTAACGTCAAGCAAGCGCTGACCTACATTCTCAACCCCGACAAGACCGACGAGCGAGTTTTGACGATCTCGCTGAATTGCATGACCGAGCCCGATTTCGCCTACACGCAGATGAAGACGGTTTACGAGCAGTACGCAAGGCGCAGCTATGATGCCACTCCGAGCAAAAGCGGCAAAAGCCCCGTCAAGGCTATCCACTACATAATGAGCTTTGCCAATTCCGAGGGCGTTACTCCGGAGCTTGCCCACAAGATAGGCATGGCATTTGTCCGCAAAATGTTTGGTGACGATGTGCAGGCAGTCATTGCAACTCATGTCAATACTGATCACATTCACAATCATATACTGATAAATTCTTACTCGCTCACAGGTAAGCGGTTTTATGACAACAAGGCATCTGTCCGAAGAATGCGTGAGGTCACGAACGGGGTGTGCCGTGCTTTTGGAGTTGAGCCTGCACTCAACTTTGAGAACGAGGGGAGGTCTATTAGTTACTCCGAATGGCAGCACAAAAAGAAAGGCACTTCGTGGAAGGAGCATATTCGTAATGCTATCGACAGCTTGATACCCAGTGTCAGCAGCTTTGATGATTTGCTTGCGGAGCTTGAAAGGCTTGGCTTTACGGTCAAGCGTGATAAGAATTTTTTGATAAAAGCCCCCGGGCAGCAGCGTTCGGTCAGCTTGTGGAAGTTGGGGGAGGACTACACGGAGGAGTCACTCAATGCGAGAATAGGTATGATTCAGGTTTTTGCAAAGCCTATTAAAAAACAAGTTGATGTTTACAAACTCTCGGAGATGTTGTCTGTTATCAGCAAAGATCATATTTCATCAATCGGTGATCTGGAGGGGAGAATCATGCAATTGAGAAAAGAATATGAAAAGACTAAGGGTGAGGAATGTCGAGATAAGCTAAGAGTATATCAAGATATTAAGGATACATACAAGGAAATATCTCGGGGGGATTATATCTCCAAGCTTGTAGAGAAAGAAAAACTCCGCAGGGAGCAAGAACAGAAAAAGCAGCCACCAAAAAAGAAACACCACCGATAA
- a CDS encoding tyrosine-type recombinase/integrase, whose translation MNIQERKNKEGKITSFRIRVFDHRDAQTGKQVFKTLSVKYDNTKSAQWNRKNAEKQGAVFEKGVEEQTVCDSRITFDNYCEYFLRIKEQQGIKSSTLYSYKYRRNKLAPFIGHIQLKNLLPNTLNRAYADMVDSGITRKYIHELHIFIHNVMQLALREGIIPRNYSEAALPPKKERPNISAIGEEELGRFFACLYADKEHYMYQVFFSMLLATGCRIGELCALTWKDIDLEKNRIHIWRHFVQDHNGWHIDEGCKTTAGERWLYMDNDTMNMLKEYRAYYFQTGKKYGSKWDWFKNAVFFTHCHHPGDFTKPNTVRMWFQTFLKKNGLPNYHPHQFRHTAISLQLQAGISVPDVSKRAGHARPDVTLSIYAHTLKNNDVHCCEAVTKVLPDMPKHKTG comes from the coding sequence ATGAATATACAGGAGCGCAAGAATAAAGAAGGCAAGATAACCTCGTTTCGTATTCGTGTTTTCGATCATCGTGACGCTCAGACGGGCAAGCAGGTGTTCAAAACTTTATCCGTAAAATACGATAATACTAAATCGGCTCAGTGGAATCGTAAGAACGCTGAAAAGCAGGGTGCGGTCTTTGAAAAAGGTGTGGAGGAACAGACAGTTTGTGATTCTCGTATCACGTTTGACAATTACTGCGAATACTTTCTGAGGATAAAGGAACAGCAGGGTATAAAAAGCTCGACACTATACAGTTATAAATACAGAAGGAATAAGCTCGCACCGTTTATCGGGCATATCCAGCTAAAAAATTTGCTGCCGAATACTTTGAACCGTGCTTATGCCGATATGGTTGACAGCGGCATCACAAGGAAATACATTCATGAGCTTCATATTTTTATCCATAACGTAATGCAGTTAGCTCTGCGTGAGGGAATAATCCCTCGGAATTATTCCGAAGCGGCACTTCCGCCAAAAAAAGAACGTCCGAATATATCAGCGATCGGTGAAGAAGAGCTTGGCAGATTTTTCGCTTGTCTGTACGCAGACAAGGAGCATTATATGTATCAGGTGTTTTTTAGTATGCTTTTAGCGACGGGCTGCCGCATTGGTGAACTGTGTGCGCTGACATGGAAAGACATTGATCTTGAAAAGAACAGGATACATATATGGAGGCATTTCGTTCAAGATCATAACGGCTGGCATATTGACGAGGGCTGTAAGACAACAGCAGGAGAGCGCTGGCTGTATATGGATAATGACACAATGAATATGTTGAAAGAGTACAGAGCCTATTATTTCCAGACAGGCAAGAAGTACGGAAGCAAGTGGGACTGGTTCAAAAATGCGGTATTCTTTACGCACTGTCATCACCCCGGAGATTTTACCAAGCCTAATACTGTCAGAATGTGGTTCCAGACTTTTCTGAAAAAGAACGGGCTACCGAATTATCACCCGCATCAGTTTCGTCATACTGCGATTAGTTTGCAGCTCCAGGCAGGGATAAGCGTACCTGATGTATCCAAACGTGCAGGACACGCACGACCGGACGTCACACTCTCAATATACGCCCACACGCTCAAAAACAACGATGTGCATTGCTGCGAAGCCGTTACGAAAGTTCTGCCGGATATGCCAAAGCATAAGACAGGTTAG
- a CDS encoding sigma-70 family RNA polymerase sigma factor, protein MDRNDVAYLAESARAGDKSAFEKLYYEFGRKVYYFVRQNLGDDEGVEDVVSEIFIAAFENISTLRKGESFVGWLYSIAYKKCADHIRDNSGRELPQSPEQLDTLLESARLNEPIMLPDDYAVNEETKAQLSEIINSLSSDMRAAVIMYYYDEMTVSEVAEAMGTNENNVSQKLFRARKRIKEKIEKLRSADGYFAAAPMGAVLENLSDSGLYIAAGTAIAFGLTVGLNKLSDGAAKVLFYITRKYWSRHKKSLAALLFSGVLLCAVVCCAFLMLRQSFNRYLNMNYDNAGGFTYMLNSKYEKEIEFLSNEDTLCGKVYCYGKTGAFGKHYTYGSLDDPYELAHIPIDKGRLPENESEIAIDKTTLNKLGFYGTVGDTITLDMGTYTLVGIINEMYGKCRPFSEIQEELQHENDLYYGGSEISEPFPMIFIAPGRESDALYSYTMLDNDYPYSNDELYALREDDDETFFPSDMVLVNYDKAYCADIEIFQDGFYKDIYHLYYISGIAAFVAVLSVIAVMRNIFAERENSIAMLRRIGVSKKQIRVMYTIECLILGVIQSVIGLLLGCAAHFGIYKFQVCILEMSSYSGFTNDDDVLRNTVSPFIIAICFSFAALIVGYIVSTILTYLKAFYRKRKKAASLYSCISRAFANRAVTVIQTFSLALICFGTVLGYMVCLEYGWYYNEETGEYTDPINTHFGDNDRFDFNEDKIAEYYSVQPPLDVEIGSFSFARETESNFGIDDSTASRLENAVSTGYLPQTFIICDSQNSLKYSITYGTDEEKEFFKQYSSQQGKALIDSGKTLYKCPTKLADINTIESLSQYVVQGEINAEKLLNGDEAILVVNTDETPLDSGMTITLGSSATLNGFGIESVVTNDVTIGAVIALPKSIDRISKYATFGGNDYSLLTTCAGAKKLGLHNAAYTEIFAREALSSGSVPMGTGMTMVSYRQRRHEILIADLTKYGSAGLLIIVMSLLGFAAYFNGIGMKIRLKEYQISVMRAVGTPLKKLRIRLIVDSVKIPVAASALAFGGIKLIQHITFVSDKWYRSIQLSIYDIPAELEGNWSLINEFNDKQMKWEQSYIASHLIHDKLWLVPVLMPTLAIFTVMCIITILLTHKSLRMFTPDIASSLSKGRKRQ, encoded by the coding sequence TTGGACAGGAATGATGTGGCTTACCTTGCCGAAAGTGCACGGGCAGGTGACAAGTCCGCCTTTGAAAAGCTATACTATGAATTTGGCAGAAAGGTGTATTATTTCGTAAGACAGAATTTAGGTGATGACGAGGGTGTAGAAGATGTTGTTTCCGAGATATTTATCGCAGCCTTTGAAAACATAAGTACACTAAGAAAGGGCGAATCCTTTGTGGGGTGGCTTTATTCTATTGCCTACAAAAAGTGCGCCGATCATATACGGGATAACTCGGGCAGGGAGCTGCCGCAGAGCCCCGAGCAGCTCGACACCCTCCTCGAATCCGCCCGCCTGAACGAACCCATCATGCTCCCCGACGACTACGCTGTCAACGAGGAGACAAAGGCGCAGCTTAGCGAGATAATAAACAGTCTGTCCTCCGATATGCGTGCGGCGGTGATAATGTATTACTACGATGAGATGACTGTCTCCGAGGTCGCCGAGGCTATGGGCACAAATGAAAACAACGTCAGCCAGAAGCTTTTCAGGGCTCGAAAGCGCATCAAGGAAAAGATAGAAAAGCTGCGCTCAGCTGATGGCTATTTCGCCGCCGCACCAATGGGCGCTGTGCTTGAAAACTTAAGCGACAGCGGCCTTTACATAGCCGCAGGAACGGCGATCGCATTCGGCCTTACGGTCGGGCTCAACAAGCTGAGCGACGGGGCGGCGAAGGTGCTTTTCTACATCACTCGCAAATACTGGTCAAGGCACAAGAAATCGCTTGCAGCGCTGCTGTTTTCGGGGGTGCTGCTTTGTGCGGTGGTGTGCTGTGCGTTTTTGATGCTGCGGCAAAGCTTTAACCGCTATCTAAATATGAATTATGACAATGCAGGCGGCTTTACATATATGCTTAACAGTAAATATGAAAAAGAAATAGAATTCCTTTCCAATGAAGACACGTTATGCGGCAAAGTTTACTGCTACGGCAAAACAGGCGCATTTGGCAAGCATTATACCTATGGCTCACTTGACGATCCCTATGAGCTTGCACATATTCCGATTGATAAAGGCAGACTGCCGGAAAATGAAAGCGAGATAGCTATAGATAAAACTACACTCAACAAGCTCGGCTTTTACGGCACTGTCGGAGATACGATCACCCTTGACATGGGAACGTATACCCTTGTAGGTATTATCAATGAAATGTACGGCAAATGTCGTCCGTTCTCTGAGATACAAGAGGAATTGCAGCACGAAAACGATCTGTATTATGGAGGTAGCGAAATATCCGAACCGTTTCCTATGATATTCATAGCACCCGGGCGGGAAAGCGATGCGTTATACTCATATACAATGCTTGATAATGACTACCCGTATTCAAATGATGAGCTTTATGCACTTCGTGAAGATGATGACGAAACATTTTTTCCCTCTGATATGGTACTGGTCAATTATGACAAGGCTTACTGCGCCGATATTGAAATTTTTCAAGACGGCTTTTATAAAGACATTTATCACCTATACTATATTTCCGGGATAGCTGCTTTTGTAGCTGTTTTGTCTGTAATAGCAGTGATGAGAAATATCTTTGCAGAGCGCGAAAACAGCATTGCCATGCTTCGCAGGATAGGTGTTTCAAAAAAGCAAATAAGAGTAATGTATACTATTGAGTGCTTGATACTTGGTGTCATACAGAGTGTCATCGGTCTCCTGCTTGGTTGTGCTGCTCATTTTGGAATATATAAGTTTCAGGTCTGCATTCTTGAGATGAGCAGCTACAGCGGTTTTACAAATGATGATGATGTGCTGCGCAATACTGTTTCTCCGTTTATTATAGCGATATGCTTTTCGTTTGCGGCATTGATAGTTGGATATATTGTATCAACAATCTTAACGTATCTTAAAGCATTTTACAGAAAAAGAAAAAAAGCCGCCTCACTTTACAGCTGCATTTCAAGAGCATTTGCAAACAGAGCAGTAACGGTAATTCAGACTTTCAGCCTTGCACTTATTTGCTTTGGAACTGTTTTGGGATATATGGTATGTCTTGAATACGGCTGGTATTATAACGAGGAAACCGGCGAATATACCGACCCGATAAACACACATTTCGGCGATAATGACAGGTTTGATTTTAATGAGGACAAAATCGCAGAATATTATAGTGTTCAGCCGCCATTAGATGTTGAAATCGGTTCATTTTCATTTGCAAGAGAAACTGAAAGCAACTTTGGAATAGATGACAGTACAGCGTCACGGCTTGAAAATGCGGTATCGACCGGTTATCTTCCGCAGACATTTATTATTTGTGATAGCCAAAACAGTTTAAAATATAGTATTACATACGGCACAGATGAGGAAAAGGAATTCTTTAAGCAGTATTCCTCGCAGCAAGGAAAAGCACTGATCGATTCAGGTAAGACACTGTATAAATGCCCGACTAAGTTAGCGGATATCAATACTATCGAGAGCTTATCGCAGTATGTTGTACAAGGGGAAATAAATGCTGAAAAGCTATTAAACGGTGACGAGGCAATTCTTGTTGTAAATACTGACGAAACGCCACTTGATTCGGGAATGACTATTACTCTTGGTTCATCAGCAACGTTAAATGGCTTTGGTATTGAAAGTGTAGTGACCAATGATGTTACAATCGGTGCTGTGATAGCTCTGCCTAAATCAATAGACCGAATATCAAAATATGCCACATTTGGAGGAAACGACTATTCTCTGCTGACGACCTGTGCCGGTGCAAAGAAGCTTGGCCTTCACAACGCCGCCTATACCGAAATATTTGCAAGAGAAGCACTTTCAAGCGGTTCAGTACCAATGGGCACGGGAATGACTATGGTCTCTTACCGACAACGCAGGCATGAAATATTGATAGCTGACCTTACCAAATATGGCTCGGCAGGACTTTTGATCATTGTAATGTCGCTGCTTGGCTTTGCAGCTTACTTCAATGGTATTGGCATGAAAATAAGATTAAAGGAATATCAGATTAGTGTAATGCGAGCTGTCGGAACACCACTCAAAAAGCTACGAATAAGATTGATTGTTGATTCTGTAAAGATACCAGTAGCTGCCTCAGCACTTGCATTCGGCGGAATAAAGCTTATCCAGCACATAACTTTTGTATCGGATAAATGGTATCGCAGCATTCAGCTTTCAATATACGATATTCCCGCTGAGCTGGAGGGTAACTGGTCGCTGATAAACGAATTCAATGACAAGCAGATGAAATGGGAGCAGAGCTATATAGCCTCGCATCTGATACATGATAAGCTGTGGCTTGTTCCGGTTTTAATGCCCACACTCGCTATCTTTACGGTAATGTGTATTATCACGATCTTGCTTACTCATAAAAGTTTAAGGATGTTTACCCCCGACATAGCGTCATCACTTTCAAAAGGGAGGAAAAGACAATGA
- a CDS encoding ABC transporter ATP-binding protein has translation MIKTENLTRTYGKGEGKVVALKGVDLTINDGEMVAIIGKSGSGKSTLLNLIGGLDVPTEGKIFYNDTEIGRMNDTELSKFRLNNVGFVFQFFDLIPELTAEENILLPSRLAKKKGEGAEGLYSALDINDRIKHYPSELSGGQQQRAAIARALINSPDVLLCDEPTGNLDKRSGEEVMALLKELNGKGKTVIIVTHDDEVARQCRRVIEISDGEIVSQ, from the coding sequence ATGATAAAGACGGAAAATCTGACCCGAACCTACGGCAAAGGCGAAGGCAAGGTGGTTGCCCTCAAAGGCGTTGACCTGACAATAAATGATGGAGAAATGGTAGCCATAATCGGCAAATCGGGCAGCGGAAAAAGCACACTGCTTAACCTCATAGGCGGACTTGATGTGCCTACCGAGGGGAAGATCTTTTACAACGACACCGAGATCGGTAGAATGAACGACACCGAGCTGTCAAAATTCAGACTCAACAATGTGGGCTTTGTGTTTCAGTTTTTTGACCTGATACCTGAATTGACAGCCGAGGAGAATATCCTGCTGCCCTCACGCCTTGCAAAGAAAAAAGGCGAGGGCGCAGAAGGATTGTATTCCGCCCTCGACATAAACGACAGGATAAAGCACTACCCCTCCGAACTTTCGGGCGGCCAGCAGCAGAGGGCGGCTATCGCAAGGGCTCTGATAAACAGCCCCGATGTGCTGCTATGCGACGAGCCGACAGGCAACCTCGACAAGCGCTCGGGCGAGGAGGTAATGGCGCTGCTCAAAGAACTCAACGGCAAGGGCAAGACGGTCATTATCGTCACGCATGATGACGAAGTCGCAAGGCAGTGTCGGAGGGTCATTGAGATATCGGACGGGGAGATAGTTTCACAATAA
- a CDS encoding sigma-70 family RNA polymerase sigma factor: MLSACMALIDSKAQREEFEIFYNDNKNLGYSKAYSILHDEQAAEDALSEAFLRLAKCFQKVHNLSSHKLRAYFVIIVKNVAIDMLRHSGSVNEIRFDDEIDYSDSEIEDVNIERLEECIKRLSEADRELLYLRYELELSHIDIAKSFGITEAASRQRLRHAKAKLKAELLKE; the protein is encoded by the coding sequence ATGCTTTCAGCTTGTATGGCGCTAATTGACAGTAAGGCGCAGAGAGAAGAATTTGAAATATTCTATAATGATAATAAAAACCTCGGGTACTCAAAGGCATATTCCATTCTGCATGACGAGCAGGCGGCGGAGGACGCTTTGTCCGAGGCTTTTCTGCGGCTTGCCAAATGTTTTCAAAAAGTTCACAACTTATCTTCTCACAAACTGCGTGCTTACTTCGTTATTATAGTCAAGAACGTTGCAATTGATATGCTCAGACATTCAGGCAGCGTTAACGAAATAAGGTTTGATGATGAGATCGACTATTCGGACTCTGAGATCGAGGACGTTAATATCGAAAGGCTTGAGGAATGCATTAAAAGGCTCTCGGAGGCTGACAGAGAGCTGCTTTATCTTCGTTATGAGCTGGAGCTTTCTCATATTGATATTGCAAAGAGCTTCGGTATAACAGAAGCTGCATCAAGACAGCGGCTGAGACACGCTAAAGCCAAACTCAAAGCCGAGCTTTTAAAGGAGTGA
- a CDS encoding DUF4367 domain-containing protein, whose protein sequence is MDNRILCAALSNVCEEELLGFYGESAYEEHRFSKGFEEKMRNIIHPKEPVNIKKRIRLAFVAAAILAAGFLLGMSSGGKWGFDINKNEDGIYASFNVDSVKDAKKKVTDRYELGFVPQGYEQIEEYIQPFGQSISYIYAKDTGSDDDWQTVSFCCCTPYYYRNILLGDEGKRSIIVEDGIQYYISEPSEGYTAVIWYRDGYVMVVSGTVDKNEALDLCRSVKIKEE, encoded by the coding sequence TTGGATAACAGAATTCTATGCGCCGCATTGTCAAATGTGTGCGAGGAGGAGCTTCTCGGTTTTTACGGGGAGAGTGCTTATGAAGAGCACAGATTCTCAAAGGGCTTTGAAGAAAAAATGCGCAACATCATTCACCCGAAAGAACCCGTTAATATCAAAAAGCGCATAAGGCTTGCATTTGTTGCTGCGGCGATACTGGCGGCAGGCTTCCTGCTCGGTATGTCATCGGGCGGCAAATGGGGCTTTGACATAAACAAGAATGAAGACGGCATTTATGCGAGCTTCAACGTTGATTCCGTCAAGGACGCCAAAAAGAAAGTCACCGACCGCTACGAGCTTGGCTTTGTGCCGCAGGGATACGAGCAGATCGAGGAATACATCCAGCCCTTCGGGCAAAGCATCTCATATATTTATGCAAAGGACACGGGCAGCGATGATGACTGGCAGACTGTCAGCTTTTGCTGCTGCACGCCCTATTATTACCGGAATATTCTTTTAGGCGACGAGGGCAAAAGAAGCATTATCGTTGAGGACGGCATTCAGTATTACATCAGCGAGCCAAGCGAGGGCTACACCGCCGTTATATGGTACCGGGACGGCTATGTAATGGTCGTTTCGGGCACAGTAGACAAAAACGAAGCACTTGATTTGTGCAGATCGGTGAAAATCAAAGAAGAATGA
- a CDS encoding ABC transporter permease yields the protein MINSLRGDLNKTLLNIGFLGAVLLTALLCFTAPTYHDLATDRSYSVFESFFSFKREFIESDQQFASLNVFQNGLGGYITMFLPIIVAFPFMVSFCAERNSGLMRFTISRTGCLRYYLSKFLSVLIGGGLAAMLGYALYGLVVYGFFPNINTYELDEFYYEMHPDSQTVEVLKMLLSAFIYGAVTTLPAFLISSFSRNPYLITCVPFLMVYIWNTAINKLVLKAWETEDYELSEKLYDFQPDSARQLVYITEWNESAQRIVLFNTALVVGVIVLFSVIMNLRKDRGV from the coding sequence TTGATAAACTCCCTTCGTGGTGACCTAAACAAAACCCTCCTGAACATCGGCTTTTTAGGTGCTGTGCTATTAACAGCATTGCTCTGCTTCACCGCTCCAACCTACCACGACCTGGCAACCGACCGCAGCTATTCGGTCTTTGAGTCGTTCTTCTCGTTCAAGCGTGAGTTTATTGAAAGTGACCAGCAGTTTGCATCATTAAATGTGTTCCAAAACGGGCTTGGCGGATATATCACAATGTTCCTGCCGATAATCGTTGCCTTTCCGTTTATGGTCAGCTTCTGCGCCGAGCGCAACAGCGGACTTATGCGATTTACTATTTCACGCACAGGCTGTCTGCGCTATTACCTGTCGAAGTTCCTCTCTGTGCTTATCGGCGGAGGGCTTGCGGCGATGCTGGGATATGCGCTCTATGGGCTTGTGGTTTATGGCTTTTTCCCGAATATAAACACCTATGAGCTTGATGAATTCTACTATGAAATGCACCCCGACAGTCAGACCGTCGAGGTGCTTAAAATGCTGCTGAGTGCATTTATCTACGGTGCTGTTACAACGCTGCCTGCGTTCTTGATAAGCTCATTCTCACGCAACCCGTATCTTATCACCTGCGTGCCGTTTCTTATGGTGTATATATGGAATACGGCGATAAACAAGCTCGTTCTCAAAGCGTGGGAAACGGAAGATTATGAGCTCTCGGAAAAGCTCTATGACTTTCAGCCTGACAGCGCCCGTCAGCTTGTCTATATAACCGAATGGAACGAGAGCGCACAGCGTATAGTGCTTTTTAATACGGCGCTTGTTGTTGGTGTGATAGTGCTATTTTCGGTGATTATGAACTTACGCAAGGATAGGGGTGTGTGA
- a CDS encoding ATP-binding cassette domain-containing protein: protein MNIIEVNNVCLTLTKTDILKHINVGFEEGRIHGLIGRNGSGKTMLMKCICGFVKPTSGEITVDGKKVGKDIDFPDDMGIIIETPGFIPYYSGYKNLKLLAGLKNKIGKNEVRESMKQVGLDPDLRRHVRKYSLGMRQRLGLAQAIMENPKILILDEPFNGLDKDGVKEMREYLLSYKEQGKTILICSHSAEDIEVLCETVHEMDKGCIEKI from the coding sequence ATGAATATAATTGAAGTAAACAACGTATGCCTTACCCTTACCAAAACAGATATTTTAAAGCACATAAACGTCGGCTTTGAAGAGGGCAGAATACATGGGCTGATAGGGCGAAACGGCTCGGGAAAGACTATGCTTATGAAGTGCATATGCGGCTTTGTAAAGCCCACCTCGGGCGAGATAACAGTTGACGGAAAGAAAGTCGGCAAGGACATTGACTTTCCCGATGATATGGGAATCATCATTGAAACGCCCGGCTTTATACCTTACTATTCAGGCTACAAAAATCTTAAACTGCTTGCAGGGCTAAAAAACAAGATAGGGAAAAATGAAGTCAGGGAAAGTATGAAACAAGTCGGTCTTGACCCCGATTTGCGCAGGCACGTTCGCAAGTATTCTTTAGGTATGCGCCAGCGTTTAGGGCTTGCACAGGCGATTATGGAAAATCCAAAGATACTTATCCTTGACGAGCCCTTTAACGGGCTTGACAAGGACGGCGTCAAGGAGATGCGTGAGTATCTGCTTTCCTACAAAGAGCAGGGCAAGACGATACTTATCTGCTCGCACTCGGCGGAGGATATTGAGGTGCTGTGCGAGACGGTGCATGAGATGGATAAGGGGTGCATCGAGAAGATTTAG